The following are encoded together in the Drosophila sechellia strain sech25 chromosome 3R, ASM438219v1, whole genome shotgun sequence genome:
- the LOC6614106 gene encoding transcription elongation regulator 1 isoform X1: MDASLEESMDSDGASSPISKTEARESPPEVGLNGNGSGSGSTSQEIPNNGVTILKEKPNEAHRNKPFNAFSGRPIGEHTAQQQALQQQQQQQQQQPQQSQQPQQQAPSGANGVTGPPEIWVETKAEDGRSYYYHAVTRETTWSRPDGPAVKIMTQAEVEEMAKRPVQAAKTEAKAAETSGEIPPVSSHLTSQPPPHLMSQPPPNAAAPLLSQPPPNVRQQPPPMFQPPGMQAPPGFGQPPFCMPPPTYGFPGGPAPAGAPWGVGIPPWQQQQHMQDKPAKSLIIKPGVIDPAVIARAAEWSEHRAPDGRPYYFHAGRGESVWEKPQALRDMEAARMAAHSGVAPALATAPSGLPPHLLPNPMMHMPPGSGPPGFDPHAAFAAAAAAMKANSENTKAAQAAALEKEAKKTAEEKRKKEEEQKKAAASAKQTDKSRPVTSTPIAGTPWCVVWTGDSRVFFYNPSTRTSVWDRPEDLLNREDVDKAVNERPEQLKTPQEKSAEAEHKSGEEATQEQAKSQVQAQQLDQVQRVDADDDDDDEVIKIRTESESSVEEVPTKRVRMISKSKRAEDAALEAEQRAAKERALVPLEMRVTQFKEMLREKDVSAFSTWEKELHKIVFDPRYLLLTSKERKQVFEKYVKDRAEEERKEKRNKMRQKREDFRSLMEEARLHGKSSFSEFSQRNAKDERYRAIEKVRERESLFNEYIVEVRRREKEDKLLKKEQIRKDFLDMLRERHDIERHTRWYDIKKKFESDPRYRIVDSMYREEYFEDYLHIMKEEKRKEREMREQRERERHRERKSDRREKDKGRKDRGRSRSKDKDRENKSSKEEKDKVKEEKSKSEKNKKRDTTPEEGEHREESEREERAGSDDSEVARQRENEAEQKQKEREKKLRVEQSIREREKEVQRTLAGHLRDRDKEREHHMREECIGHFTALLTDLVRTPDFTWKEVKRQLRKDHRWELIESLDREDRERKFNEHIDNLMKKKRERFREMLDEISTLQLTSTWKEIKKLIKEDPRYLKYNSDKGEREFRDYIKDKTMTAKTSLRELLQECKFITHKSSDLIKENPNHLKEIQDILKNDKRYLVLDHMEEERNTIVLGFLEELNKRGPPPPPTASESTRRNK, from the exons ATGGATGCGAGCTTAGAGGAGAGCATGGATAGCGATGGCGCCAGTTCGCCGATTAGCAAGACGGAGGCGAGGGAATCTCCACCAGAAGTGGGTCTCAATGGAAACGGCAGTGGTAGTGGTAGCACCAGCCAGGAGATCCCAAATAATGGCGTTACTATACTCAAGGAAAAACCCAACGAGGCCCATAG GAACAAGCCCTTCAATGCGTTTAGTGGTCGTCCCATCGGGGAGCACACAGCCCAGCAGCAGGCgctacagcaacaacaacagcagcaacaacaacagccacagcagtcgcagcagccgcagcaacaagCTCCTTCCGGAGCAAATGGAGTCACAGGACCTCCGGAAATCTGGGTGGAAACCAAGGCGGAGGACGGTCGATCTTATTATTACCATGCGGTAACTAGGGAAACCACTTGGTCTCGACCCGATGGGCCCGCTGTCAAGATAATGACCCAGGCGGAGGTGGAGGAGATGGCAAAGCGACCTGTCCAGGCCGCCAAAACGGAAGCCAAGGCAGCCGAAACGTCGGGCGAGATTCCACCAGTGTCGTCACATCTTACCTCGCAACCGCCGCCGCACCTGATGAGCCAGCCACCACCCAATGCGGCAGCACCGCTGCTTTCCCAGCCGCCACCCAATGTGCGGCAACAGCCACCACCAATGTTCCAGCCACCTGGAATGCAGGCGCCTCCTGGGTTTGGACAGCCGCCGTTTTGTATGCCGCCTCCAACTTACGGATTTCCTGGAGGACCGGCACCAGCTGGGGCACCTTGGGGCGTGGGCATTCCGCcttggcagcaacagcagcacatGCAAGACAAACCAGCCAAGTCGCTTATCATTAAGCCGGGTGTTATCGATCCGGCGGTTATAGCACGAGCAGCAGAGTGGTCAGAGCATCGTGCTCCCGATGGAAGACCGTACTATTTCCACGCCGGTCGAGGGGAGAGTGTCTGGGAGAAACCGCAGGCGCTGAGGGACATGGAGGCCGCTCGCATGGCTGCCCACTCGGGCGTGGCGCCCGCTTTGGCGACAGCTCCGTCTGGCCTACCACCACACTTGCTACCCAATCCTATGATGCATATGCCACCAGGATCAGGGCCGCCGGGATTTGATCCGCATGCTGcttttgcggctgctgctgcagcaatgAAAGCCAATTCGGAAAACACAAAGGCTGCGCAGGCAGCTGCTTTGGAGAAAGAGGCTAAGAAGACGGCGGAGGAGAAGCGAaaaaaggaggaggagcagaagAAGGCTGCGGCATCAGCCAAGCAAACGGACAAGAGTCGACCCGTGACAAGTACGCCCATCGCTGGAACGCCATGGTGTGTCGTATGGACTGGAGATTCCCGCGTCTTCTTTTACAATCCGTCAACTAGGACTTCGGTTTGGGATCGCCCCGAGGATTTGTTGAATCGTGAGGACGTTGACAAAGCGGTAAACGAACGCCCGGAGCAACTGAAGACTCCGCAAGAGAAGTCGGCTGAAGCCGAACATAAGTCCGGCGAGGAGGCAACTCAAGAGCAGGCTAAATCGCAAGTTCAAGCCCAGCAACTGGATCAGGTGCAGAGGGTGGATgcggatgatgatgacgacgacgaggtTATCAAGATACGCACAGAGTCTGAGTCTAGTGTGGAAGAGGTGCCAACCAAACGAGTTCGAATGA TTTCCAAGTCAAAGCGGGCAGAGGATGCCGCCCTAGAGGCTGAGCAGCGGGCGGCCAAGGAGCGGGCCCTGGTACCCCTAGAAATGCGCGTCACCCAATTCAAGGAAATGCTTCGAGAGAAGGACGTATCGGCTTTCAGCACTTGGGAGAAGGAGCTTCACAAGATCGTGTTCGACCCGCGGTATCTTCTGCTGACTTCGAAGGAACGCAAACAGGTATTTGAAAAGTATGTGAAGGATCGGGCCGAGGAGGAGCGTAAGGAGAAGCGGAACAAGATGCGCCAGAAGCGGGAGGACTTCCGCAGCCTAATGGAAGAAGCCAGGCTGCATGGAAA ATCCTCATTCTCGGAGTTCAGCCAGAGGAACGCCAAGGACGAACGGTATCGGGCCATCGAGAAGGTTCGCGAACGAGAGAGTCTCTTCAACGAGTACATCGTGGAGGTTCGGCGCCGCGAAAAGGAGGACAAGCTGTTGAAAAAAGAGCAG atccgcaaggactTTCTGGATATGCTGCGGGAGCGTCACGATATCGAGCGCCACACCAGGTGGTACGACATCAAAAAGAAGTTTGAGTCGGACCCACGCTACCGCATAGTGGACTCCATGTACCGGGAGGAGTACTTCGAGGATTACCTGCACATTATGAAGGAGGAGAAGCGGAAGGAGCGGGAGATGCGTGAGCAACGGGAACGGGAGCGACATCGCGAACGTAAATCAGATCGGAGGGAAAAGGACAAGGGTCGGAAGGATCGAGGACGTAGCCGGTCGAAGGACAAGGACCGCGAGAACAAATCATCCAAAGAAGAAAAGGATAAAGTCAAGGAGGAAAAAAGCAAGTCGGAGAAAAACAAGAAACGAGATACCACCCCG GAGGAGGGTGAACATCGTGAAGAGTCAGAAAGGGAAGAACGAGccggcagcgacgacagcgAGGTGGCTCGCCAACGGGAGAACGAGGCTGAGCAAAAGCAGAAGGAACGCGAGAAGAAGCTAAGGGTAGAGCAGAGTATTCGGGAGCGAGAGAAGGAGGTGCAGCGAACCTTGGCCGGTCATTTGAGGGATCGGGACAAGGAGCGCGAGCATCACATGCGCGAGGAGTGCATTGGTCACTTCACCGCTTTGCTGACAGATCTGGTGCGGACGCCGGACTTCACGTGGAAGGAGGTCAAGCGACAGTTGCGGAAGGATCATCGCTGGGAACTAATCGAAAGCCTTGACCGCGAGGATCGCGAGCG AAAATTCAACGAGCACATTGACAATCTgatgaagaagaagagggagcGGTTCCGCGAAATGCTCGACGAGATTAGCACTCTGCAGCTTACCAGCACTTGGAAAGAGATTAAGAAGCTAATCAAAGAGGATCCGCGATACCTAAAATACAATTCGGACAAGGGCGAGCGCGAGTTCCGGGACTACATTAAAGATAAAACGATGACAGCGAAGACTTCTCTGCGGGAACTCCTGCAAGAGTGCAAATTTATTACTCACAAGAGCAGTGATCTCATCAAGGAAAATCCAAACCATCTCAAGGAGATTCAGGACATTTTGAAGAACGACAAGCG CTATTTGGTGCTCGATCACATGGAGGAGGAGAGGAACACTATTGTGCTCGGCTTTTTGGAGGAGCTCAACAAACGCGGCCCGCCGCCACCACCCACAGCATCTGAGTCAACGCGCCGCAACAAGTAG
- the LOC6614106 gene encoding transcription elongation regulator 1 isoform X2 yields MDASLEESMDSDGASSPISKTEARESPPEVGLNGNGSGSGSTSQEIPNNGVTILKEKPNEAHRNKPFNAFSGRPIGEHTAQQQALQQQQQQQQQQPQQSQQPQQQAPSGANGVTGPPEIWVETKAEDGRSYYYHAVTRETTWSRPDGPAVKIMTQAEVEEMAKRPVQAAKTEAKAAETSGEIPPVSSHLTSQPPPHLMSQPPPNAAAPLLSQPPPNVRQQPPPMFQPPGMQAPPGFGQPPFCMPPPTYGFPGGPAPAGAPWGVGIPPWQQQQHMQDKPAKSLIIKPGVIDPAVIARAAEWSEHRAPDGRPYYFHAGRGESVWEKPQALRDMEAARMAAHSGVAPALATAPSGLPPHLLPNPMMHMPPGSGPPGFDPHAAFAAAAAAMKANSENTKAAQAAALEKEAKKTAEEKRKKEEEQKKAAASAKQTDKSRPVTSTPIAGTPWCVVWTGDSRVFFYNPSTRTSVWDRPEDLLNREDVDKAVNERPEQLKTPQEKSAEAEHKSGEEATQEQAKSQVQAQQLDQVQRVDADDDDDDEVIKIRTESESSVEEVPTKRVRMISKSKRAEDAALEAEQRAAKERALVPLEMRVTQFKEMLREKDVSAFSTWEKELHKIVFDPRYLLLTSKERKQVFEKYVKDRAEEERKEKRNKMRQKREDFRSLMEEARLHGKSSFSEFSQRNAKDERYRAIEKVRERESLFNEYIVEVRRREKEDKLLKKEQPLASRLQHKCTTQNTKIHKSNSIENHLYNTLDSLFRPPSAIAVH; encoded by the exons ATGGATGCGAGCTTAGAGGAGAGCATGGATAGCGATGGCGCCAGTTCGCCGATTAGCAAGACGGAGGCGAGGGAATCTCCACCAGAAGTGGGTCTCAATGGAAACGGCAGTGGTAGTGGTAGCACCAGCCAGGAGATCCCAAATAATGGCGTTACTATACTCAAGGAAAAACCCAACGAGGCCCATAG GAACAAGCCCTTCAATGCGTTTAGTGGTCGTCCCATCGGGGAGCACACAGCCCAGCAGCAGGCgctacagcaacaacaacagcagcaacaacaacagccacagcagtcgcagcagccgcagcaacaagCTCCTTCCGGAGCAAATGGAGTCACAGGACCTCCGGAAATCTGGGTGGAAACCAAGGCGGAGGACGGTCGATCTTATTATTACCATGCGGTAACTAGGGAAACCACTTGGTCTCGACCCGATGGGCCCGCTGTCAAGATAATGACCCAGGCGGAGGTGGAGGAGATGGCAAAGCGACCTGTCCAGGCCGCCAAAACGGAAGCCAAGGCAGCCGAAACGTCGGGCGAGATTCCACCAGTGTCGTCACATCTTACCTCGCAACCGCCGCCGCACCTGATGAGCCAGCCACCACCCAATGCGGCAGCACCGCTGCTTTCCCAGCCGCCACCCAATGTGCGGCAACAGCCACCACCAATGTTCCAGCCACCTGGAATGCAGGCGCCTCCTGGGTTTGGACAGCCGCCGTTTTGTATGCCGCCTCCAACTTACGGATTTCCTGGAGGACCGGCACCAGCTGGGGCACCTTGGGGCGTGGGCATTCCGCcttggcagcaacagcagcacatGCAAGACAAACCAGCCAAGTCGCTTATCATTAAGCCGGGTGTTATCGATCCGGCGGTTATAGCACGAGCAGCAGAGTGGTCAGAGCATCGTGCTCCCGATGGAAGACCGTACTATTTCCACGCCGGTCGAGGGGAGAGTGTCTGGGAGAAACCGCAGGCGCTGAGGGACATGGAGGCCGCTCGCATGGCTGCCCACTCGGGCGTGGCGCCCGCTTTGGCGACAGCTCCGTCTGGCCTACCACCACACTTGCTACCCAATCCTATGATGCATATGCCACCAGGATCAGGGCCGCCGGGATTTGATCCGCATGCTGcttttgcggctgctgctgcagcaatgAAAGCCAATTCGGAAAACACAAAGGCTGCGCAGGCAGCTGCTTTGGAGAAAGAGGCTAAGAAGACGGCGGAGGAGAAGCGAaaaaaggaggaggagcagaagAAGGCTGCGGCATCAGCCAAGCAAACGGACAAGAGTCGACCCGTGACAAGTACGCCCATCGCTGGAACGCCATGGTGTGTCGTATGGACTGGAGATTCCCGCGTCTTCTTTTACAATCCGTCAACTAGGACTTCGGTTTGGGATCGCCCCGAGGATTTGTTGAATCGTGAGGACGTTGACAAAGCGGTAAACGAACGCCCGGAGCAACTGAAGACTCCGCAAGAGAAGTCGGCTGAAGCCGAACATAAGTCCGGCGAGGAGGCAACTCAAGAGCAGGCTAAATCGCAAGTTCAAGCCCAGCAACTGGATCAGGTGCAGAGGGTGGATgcggatgatgatgacgacgacgaggtTATCAAGATACGCACAGAGTCTGAGTCTAGTGTGGAAGAGGTGCCAACCAAACGAGTTCGAATGA TTTCCAAGTCAAAGCGGGCAGAGGATGCCGCCCTAGAGGCTGAGCAGCGGGCGGCCAAGGAGCGGGCCCTGGTACCCCTAGAAATGCGCGTCACCCAATTCAAGGAAATGCTTCGAGAGAAGGACGTATCGGCTTTCAGCACTTGGGAGAAGGAGCTTCACAAGATCGTGTTCGACCCGCGGTATCTTCTGCTGACTTCGAAGGAACGCAAACAGGTATTTGAAAAGTATGTGAAGGATCGGGCCGAGGAGGAGCGTAAGGAGAAGCGGAACAAGATGCGCCAGAAGCGGGAGGACTTCCGCAGCCTAATGGAAGAAGCCAGGCTGCATGGAAA ATCCTCATTCTCGGAGTTCAGCCAGAGGAACGCCAAGGACGAACGGTATCGGGCCATCGAGAAGGTTCGCGAACGAGAGAGTCTCTTCAACGAGTACATCGTGGAGGTTCGGCGCCGCGAAAAGGAGGACAAGCTGTTGAAAAAAGAGCAG CCACTAGCTAGCAGGTTACAGCACAAATGCACCACCCAAAACACCAAAATACACAAGAGCAACAGCATCGAGAACCACCTGTACAACACCCTCGACAGTCTATTCCGCCCGCCGTCTGCCATCGCCGTCCACTGA